One window of the Euzebyales bacterium genome contains the following:
- a CDS encoding dihydrofolate reductase family protein, translating to HWPFAGDDDPFAAMINQARKYVVSTTLTDPTWQHTEVISGDVPAAIRALKASDGPQLEVLGSPGLIQTLLAHDLVDEFGLIIYPVVVGSGKRLFGDGTVGGALQLTDSKITPSGVIIATYERAGAIPIGSFAFEEPTEDEVARRERVAEGAD from the coding sequence CCCACTGGCCGTTCGCCGGCGACGACGACCCCTTCGCGGCGATGATCAACCAGGCTCGCAAGTACGTGGTCTCCACGACACTCACCGATCCGACGTGGCAGCACACCGAGGTCATCAGTGGGGACGTCCCAGCCGCGATCCGTGCGCTGAAGGCCAGCGACGGGCCGCAGCTCGAGGTCCTCGGCAGCCCCGGCCTGATCCAGACGCTGCTGGCCCACGACCTCGTCGACGAGTTCGGGCTGATCATCTACCCGGTCGTCGTCGGATCGGGCAAGCGCCTGTTCGGGGACGGCACCGTCGGCGGCGCACTGCAGCTGACCGATTCGAAGATCACACCGTCGGGCGTCATCATCGCCACCTACGAGCGTGCCGGTGCCATCCCGATCGGGTCGTTCGCGTTCGAGGAGCCCACCGAGGACGAGGTGGCCCGGCGCGAGCGGGTCGCCGAGGGCGCCGACTGA